In the Rubripirellula tenax genome, one interval contains:
- the flgK gene encoding flagellar hook-associated protein FlgK codes for MSLFGTIQQSAGALNAAQIGLQVVGNNIANANTPGYIRQNLEQASSVAVREGGLIKGTGVRPTGIVQVIDQQLAERMFNAKTDLAGSEALDKAYGQLEELTNDLNNEGLNQQFSLFNNALQELSAQPNDSSLRSFVILQADTLANNIQNSREQAIARRELWNGDLDQMANDINRLTERIAKLNLEIATIEGGGVLHSDATGLRDQRYRDLEDLSQYVNVNIQEQESGTVAVFVGGDYLVSNGIRREVESAYSLSKGRNEIRISETDSPLQATRGILGATNEVLDGVFGDYVASIDDMASSLIRSANEVHSQGQGRDGFDQLLSTVVANTGVPLDDAQLSFQPRNGTFDLTIIDEQGEPISDHRINVRMLGQVTDSTVSSIVADINAIDGLTANVTREGRLEILSDSPTAKFTFGEDTSGFLAAAGINTFFTGRSGVDIAVNQTLKDNPDLLSISKSGIGEDTDALTDLIGIVDKPQDNLGGRSVRQTYERSVSSLGQKIGLQQSSTEGLRNFYATLQSQHLAITGVNIDEESIKMVSYQRAFQASSRVISTASEMLDLLVNL; via the coding sequence ATGAGTTTGTTCGGTACGATTCAGCAATCCGCCGGTGCACTCAACGCAGCCCAGATCGGTTTGCAGGTCGTTGGCAACAACATCGCCAACGCGAATACGCCAGGCTACATCCGACAGAACCTTGAACAAGCATCCTCCGTTGCGGTTCGCGAAGGAGGTCTGATCAAAGGCACGGGTGTCCGCCCGACCGGGATCGTCCAGGTCATCGACCAACAACTTGCCGAACGCATGTTCAACGCCAAGACCGACTTGGCGGGGTCCGAAGCGCTGGACAAAGCGTACGGACAGCTCGAAGAATTGACGAACGATTTGAACAACGAAGGACTCAATCAACAGTTCTCGTTGTTTAACAACGCGCTTCAAGAATTGTCGGCTCAACCCAACGACTCTTCGCTACGCAGCTTCGTCATCCTGCAAGCCGATACGCTTGCGAACAACATCCAGAACAGCCGCGAACAGGCCATTGCTCGCCGCGAACTTTGGAACGGCGATCTCGACCAGATGGCCAACGATATCAACCGACTGACCGAGCGCATTGCCAAACTGAACCTAGAGATCGCGACGATCGAGGGTGGTGGAGTCCTACACAGCGATGCGACGGGCTTGAGAGATCAACGCTATCGCGACCTCGAAGACCTTTCCCAGTACGTCAACGTGAACATCCAGGAACAGGAAAGCGGCACGGTCGCGGTCTTTGTCGGCGGAGACTACTTGGTCAGCAATGGCATTCGCCGCGAAGTCGAATCGGCGTACAGCCTGTCCAAGGGTCGTAACGAGATTCGGATTTCGGAAACAGACTCGCCACTACAGGCGACCCGGGGAATTCTTGGGGCAACCAATGAAGTGCTCGATGGAGTGTTCGGTGACTATGTTGCCAGCATCGATGACATGGCTTCATCGCTCATTCGAAGCGCCAACGAAGTTCACTCTCAAGGGCAAGGTCGCGACGGGTTCGACCAACTGCTGTCGACCGTCGTCGCCAATACGGGTGTACCGCTTGACGATGCGCAACTGTCGTTCCAGCCGCGCAACGGCACCTTCGACTTGACAATCATTGACGAGCAAGGCGAACCGATTAGCGACCATCGAATCAATGTCCGTATGCTTGGACAAGTCACCGACTCGACCGTCAGCTCGATCGTTGCGGACATCAATGCCATCGATGGTCTGACCGCGAACGTCACACGTGAGGGTCGTCTCGAGATTCTGTCTGACTCGCCGACTGCGAAATTCACGTTTGGCGAAGACACCAGCGGATTCTTGGCCGCCGCCGGAATCAACACGTTCTTTACCGGGCGGAGCGGCGTCGATATCGCGGTGAATCAGACGTTGAAAGACAACCCCGATCTACTGTCCATCAGCAAGAGTGGCATCGGCGAAGATACCGACGCGTTGACCGACCTGATCGGTATCGTCGACAAACCACAAGACAACTTGGGTGGTCGATCCGTTCGCCAGACGTACGAAAGATCAGTTTCAAGTCTGGGCCAGAAAATTGGCTTGCAGCAGAGTTCCACCGAAGGACTTAGAAACTTCTATGCAACTTTGCAAAGCCAACACTTGGCGATCACCGGCGTTAACATTGACGAAGAATCGATCAAGATGGTCAGCTACCAACGCGCGTTCCAAGCTTCATCGCGGGTGATCTCGACCGCCAGTGAAATGCTTGATCTGTTGGTCAATCTTTAA
- a CDS encoding GspE/PulE family protein has product MVKHAGAVSSIENLDPHDGNYAIDVINHILELAVSQNASDIHLQPRTQGLDVLLRIDGVLSVQRSIPGGGESDPVNRLMVMAGLPTYRSGQPMEGRLRLEDGKGPLSNVSFRLGIYPTIHGPRAVIRLLRKSDAHDSIATLGLPGDVTETLEQLSRQTDGAVLMSGPAGSGKTTTLYAMLRNIADGVPRRSVVTIEDPVESVIPRISQSELDPTGGMTLASALRSAVRQDSEVLLVSEIRDPETAEAAFQASLTGHLVFSSLHGTDVAASLRRLVQFGVPDFVIRSGLRAIVTQRLLRRLCADCCASGKSAVDLCPACMGTGYNGRIAIASCVRFDGSDPVGDAVSDALSAGQSTDQMRRVAREAGGTDLHRRAELLVESGLTDAAEAYRVLGAATSV; this is encoded by the coding sequence ATGGTGAAGCATGCCGGTGCTGTGAGTTCGATCGAAAATTTGGATCCTCACGATGGCAATTACGCGATCGATGTGATCAACCATATTCTGGAATTGGCGGTATCACAGAACGCATCTGATATCCACCTCCAGCCACGTACCCAGGGCTTGGATGTTTTGCTGCGGATCGATGGAGTCCTATCGGTTCAACGTTCGATTCCTGGCGGCGGTGAGAGTGACCCGGTCAATCGATTGATGGTGATGGCCGGCTTGCCGACCTATCGAAGCGGCCAACCGATGGAAGGTCGATTGCGTTTGGAGGATGGGAAGGGGCCGCTTTCCAACGTGTCTTTCCGGTTGGGAATCTATCCTACCATCCACGGGCCGCGTGCGGTGATTCGGTTGCTTCGCAAAAGTGACGCTCACGATTCCATCGCCACCTTGGGTCTACCAGGCGACGTCACCGAAACGTTAGAGCAGCTCAGTCGTCAAACGGATGGGGCGGTTTTGATGTCAGGTCCCGCCGGCAGCGGAAAGACAACAACACTTTATGCGATGCTGCGAAACATCGCAGACGGCGTGCCGCGACGCAGTGTGGTTACCATCGAGGACCCCGTCGAATCTGTGATCCCTCGAATCAGCCAGAGCGAACTGGATCCCACGGGTGGAATGACGCTCGCATCGGCACTTCGGAGCGCGGTCCGACAGGATAGCGAGGTACTACTGGTCAGCGAAATCCGCGACCCTGAAACGGCAGAGGCCGCTTTCCAGGCCTCGTTGACGGGGCACCTCGTTTTTTCGTCGCTGCATGGAACGGATGTCGCGGCCTCATTGAGGCGATTGGTTCAGTTCGGCGTTCCCGACTTTGTCATACGCAGCGGCCTGCGAGCCATCGTGACTCAGCGGCTACTTCGTCGTTTGTGTGCCGATTGCTGCGCGAGTGGAAAGAGTGCGGTTGATCTTTGCCCCGCTTGCATGGGCACGGGGTACAACGGCCGAATTGCAATCGCCAGTTGTGTGCGGTTCGATGGCAGCGACCCGGTGGGCGACGCGGTTTCGGATGCTTTATCAGCAGGCCAAAGCACCGATCAAATGCGTCGTGTCGCTCGAGAAGCCGGTGGAACCGATCTGCATCGGCGGGCCGAGTTACTCGTGGAATCGGGACTAACCGACGCCGCCGAAGCTTATCGTGTGCTCGGTGCCGCAACGTCGGTCTGA
- a CDS encoding Spy/CpxP family protein refolding chaperone, with amino-acid sequence MKFKMLGVMILAAVLVVPASADEADGAKKKGKGARGASASGQILKQLESVSLTDEQTTKIKELGKAADAAMKTIREESGLTAELMKKRADAQKELKDSGKKGKEMAAAVNEAAGLSEAQSAAFGKLNDARMKFQKEVVGLLTDDQKASLPQQLMRAGKEGKKKKKDAA; translated from the coding sequence ATGAAGTTTAAGATGCTCGGTGTAATGATTTTGGCGGCCGTTCTAGTCGTTCCCGCTAGTGCAGACGAAGCCGATGGCGCGAAGAAAAAAGGCAAGGGAGCTCGTGGCGCCTCGGCGTCAGGCCAGATCCTGAAGCAACTCGAGTCGGTTTCGCTGACGGACGAACAGACAACGAAAATCAAGGAGCTTGGCAAAGCTGCCGACGCGGCGATGAAGACGATTCGTGAAGAGTCGGGTCTTACGGCCGAGTTGATGAAGAAGCGAGCGGACGCACAGAAAGAACTGAAGGATTCGGGTAAGAAGGGCAAAGAAATGGCAGCAGCCGTCAACGAAGCGGCCGGCCTGAGCGAAGCTCAAAGTGCGGCGTTTGGAAAACTAAATGATGCCCGTATGAAATTCCAAAAGGAAGTGGTCGGCCTGCTAACCGACGATCAAAAAGCAAGTCTGCCGCAACAACTGATGCGTGCCGGAAAAGAAGGCAAGAAAAAGAAGAAAGACGCAGCTTAG
- a CDS encoding SDR family NAD(P)-dependent oxidoreductase: MNERSRPVALVTGGGTGVGRACVLQFARRGFDVIVNYSRSSTDAESTAREAESLGATAIAMACDVSDDTAVRTMIAAIESQFGRLDALVNNAAMTNFVPHEQLDALTEPMWDRMLAVNLKGPFFVTRAAADLLRAGDGGSVVNVSSVAAFTGQGSSIGYCASKAGLNTMTKSLARAMAPQVRVNAVCPGPIDSRWIRDGNPDWDLDSMVANYPLPRPSQPDDIADAVLFFAVDAKMATGQILSVDGGQTL, translated from the coding sequence ATGAACGAACGATCTCGCCCGGTGGCTCTTGTGACCGGCGGTGGAACCGGCGTCGGACGTGCGTGCGTTTTGCAGTTTGCAAGACGAGGCTTTGACGTCATCGTCAATTATTCGCGAAGCAGCACCGACGCCGAATCAACGGCGCGCGAGGCCGAGTCGCTTGGCGCAACGGCGATTGCAATGGCGTGTGACGTGTCGGACGATACGGCGGTCCGCACCATGATCGCGGCCATTGAATCGCAATTCGGACGATTGGATGCGTTGGTCAATAACGCGGCGATGACAAATTTTGTCCCCCACGAACAGCTGGACGCTCTGACCGAGCCGATGTGGGATCGCATGTTGGCGGTCAATTTGAAGGGGCCATTTTTCGTGACGCGGGCGGCTGCCGATCTGCTGCGTGCGGGCGACGGGGGCTCGGTCGTGAACGTTAGCTCGGTGGCCGCGTTCACCGGACAGGGTTCGTCGATCGGCTACTGTGCGTCCAAAGCAGGGCTGAACACCATGACAAAGTCGTTGGCACGCGCCATGGCGCCGCAGGTGCGGGTTAATGCCGTTTGCCCGGGGCCGATCGATAGTCGCTGGATTCGCGATGGAAACCCCGACTGGGACTTGGATTCGATGGTCGCGAATTATCCGCTGCCGCGGCCGTCTCAACCCGACGACATTGCCGACGCAGTCCTCTTCTTTGCGGTGGACGCGAAAATGGCGACTGGACAGATTCTAAGTGTCGACGGGGGCCAAACGCTTTAA
- a CDS encoding biotin--[acetyl-CoA-carboxylase] ligase has protein sequence MGEVESAGVAAIERLLVQGRLASAWYANETRSTNSVALEYSRNNPSAQAKTPMLFLADRQVAGRGRHGRTWQSDEHALTLSLMIDWEFGDDAVSRLLSVAVGTAIASVLEFEFAPLRSMLKWPNDVWLGGGKVAGILIESASNFQQVVVGIGLNVSSAPELPKDAGIVAATSVAASVGRPMDRYGLLEPLVAGVLETVDELRTGKASDIVGEFRSRCVLTGQLITFDDGGTRMGGRCVGIRHDGGLLVETAGVVRTIFSGEANRVKIAR, from the coding sequence ATGGGCGAAGTCGAATCGGCGGGAGTGGCTGCGATCGAACGATTGCTCGTCCAGGGAAGGCTCGCATCCGCTTGGTATGCAAACGAGACTCGTTCGACCAACTCGGTCGCGTTGGAATATTCTCGCAATAATCCGTCAGCGCAAGCAAAGACGCCAATGCTATTTCTGGCCGATCGTCAGGTCGCAGGACGCGGACGTCATGGCCGAACTTGGCAGAGCGACGAACACGCTTTGACTCTGTCGTTGATGATCGATTGGGAGTTTGGCGATGATGCCGTGTCCCGTTTGCTGTCCGTGGCGGTCGGGACCGCGATCGCATCGGTTTTGGAATTCGAATTTGCGCCCCTGCGCTCAATGTTGAAATGGCCCAATGACGTATGGTTGGGTGGCGGGAAGGTGGCCGGAATCCTGATCGAGTCTGCTTCGAACTTTCAACAGGTTGTCGTCGGCATCGGCTTGAATGTTTCCAGCGCACCGGAGTTGCCAAAGGACGCCGGGATCGTCGCAGCGACATCGGTGGCAGCTTCGGTCGGGCGTCCAATGGATCGATACGGATTGTTAGAACCGCTCGTGGCTGGTGTGCTTGAAACCGTTGACGAACTTCGCACGGGAAAGGCTTCTGATATCGTGGGCGAGTTTCGATCGCGATGCGTTTTGACGGGGCAATTGATCACGTTCGATGATGGCGGCACTCGGATGGGTGGTCGTTGCGTCGGGATTCGTCATGATGGCGGCCTTCTGGTGGAAACGGCCGGTGTCGTGCGGACGATCTTTTCGGGGGAAGCCAATCGGGTGAAGATTGCTCGTTAG
- a CDS encoding ParA family protein, with product MRSIAVINQKGGVGKTTTSVNLAAALAATGRRVCLMDLDPQAHASLHLGITAVDDEPSMYEVLCGEASLAQARRSVTDNLSVVPANLDLAAAELELAGEVGREMILRDRMDDDTESFDYIVLDCPPSLGVLTVNALVAVGEVFLPLQPHFLALHGLSKLLRTIEVVSRRLNSDLRLSGVMLCMYESNTRLAAEVSSDIEEFFEASQCSREFFRGAKFFDTRVRRNIRLAEAPSFGQSIFQYSPESNGAADYQSLADEVIAQEASRIALSARVAA from the coding sequence ATGCGATCCATTGCCGTGATCAATCAAAAAGGTGGCGTTGGCAAGACGACGACATCAGTCAATTTGGCGGCGGCACTGGCTGCGACGGGTCGTCGGGTTTGTCTGATGGACCTGGATCCTCAGGCCCACGCGTCGCTGCACCTCGGCATCACCGCCGTCGACGACGAACCCAGCATGTATGAAGTGCTTTGCGGCGAAGCGTCGTTGGCTCAAGCACGTCGAAGCGTTACCGATAATCTTTCGGTTGTCCCCGCCAACTTGGACTTGGCGGCGGCCGAGCTGGAACTTGCCGGCGAAGTCGGACGCGAAATGATCTTGCGTGACAGGATGGACGACGACACCGAATCGTTTGACTATATCGTTCTGGATTGCCCTCCCAGCCTCGGCGTTCTGACCGTGAACGCTTTGGTGGCAGTGGGCGAAGTCTTCTTGCCGTTGCAGCCGCACTTTTTGGCACTGCATGGTTTGAGCAAGCTGCTGCGAACGATCGAAGTGGTCTCGCGACGCCTCAATAGCGACTTGCGACTGTCGGGCGTGATGCTCTGCATGTATGAATCGAACACGCGATTGGCCGCAGAGGTCAGCAGCGATATCGAAGAGTTTTTCGAAGCCAGTCAATGCAGCCGCGAATTCTTTCGTGGTGCAAAGTTCTTCGATACACGCGTGCGACGAAACATCCGTTTGGCTGAAGCACCTAGCTTTGGACAATCGATCTTCCAATACTCACCCGAAAGCAATGGTGCAGCGGACTACCAATCGCTCGCCGACGAAGTCATTGCACAAGAAGCATCACGCATCGCCCTTTCGGCTCGCGTCGCGGCTTAG
- a CDS encoding DUF2293 domain-containing protein — translation MAEQTMDVAPAKEARHVMAADGKLLRVPDHWELLPPGDAGLTRRVKAAGPTWTVKEKKGRRTFSQGVWADASTIIAAKEKLESDRSTEAYAKRRQSDAVRREKKQSVYVEDFFGAVVQFLAFAPRYRSLGEQFAKAVTDHATPVGSGTVARTERIPIERRAESAVIAWMRHQTTAYDHMAIARVKGKRREVRRMLAEQSRLLLTKYRKGDEVDPLHCLLQKALKPSSTAHGDADALS, via the coding sequence ATGGCAGAACAGACCATGGATGTCGCGCCCGCAAAGGAGGCCCGACATGTTATGGCGGCCGATGGCAAGCTGCTAAGAGTCCCTGACCACTGGGAACTGCTGCCACCAGGCGATGCCGGATTGACGCGTCGCGTGAAGGCGGCCGGTCCGACTTGGACGGTGAAGGAAAAGAAGGGACGGCGAACGTTCTCGCAAGGCGTTTGGGCGGACGCGAGCACGATCATTGCCGCCAAGGAAAAGCTGGAATCGGATCGGTCAACCGAAGCGTATGCAAAGCGTCGCCAATCCGATGCCGTTCGACGTGAAAAGAAACAGTCCGTTTACGTCGAAGACTTTTTTGGCGCCGTCGTCCAGTTTTTGGCTTTCGCGCCGAGGTATCGTTCATTGGGCGAACAATTTGCCAAGGCAGTCACCGACCACGCGACTCCGGTGGGCAGCGGCACGGTCGCTAGGACCGAGCGAATTCCCATCGAACGCCGTGCGGAGTCGGCCGTGATCGCTTGGATGCGACATCAGACAACGGCCTACGATCACATGGCGATCGCTCGCGTCAAAGGAAAGCGTCGAGAAGTCCGACGGATGTTGGCGGAACAGTCACGTCTGTTGTTAACGAAGTATCGGAAGGGGGATGAAGTTGATCCCCTGCATTGCTTGCTACAGAAGGCGCTAAAGCCATCATCGACGGCACATGGCGATGCCGATGCGCTGTCTTGA
- a CDS encoding DUF1559 family PulG-like putative transporter, which produces MRRWNGFTMVELLAVVAIIGVLVGLLLPAVQSSREAARRMKCSSNLTQLALAVAGYHDAFQQLPVQLSGTDGSTQVGADNDRRLSVLVALLPFLDGLAAWEEIHQPQPRDWQMHAGSMGWYDEAGFGSVDEASSDAETSNETIGKMWPIGGPEPFAEYRFWFVDHPSLRCPSDPGIGLPAMGRTNYTACIGDGIQRGADGPLKEVGGTFVFDEAYAAETEAAMRGMFVPRKVTRFNDVKDGLSQTIMFGEVATDLGDECVTTSPAVAMPKTKSVPSPLLDNPGWARSPGLIDPERPFFWENTVTTTTVFSKLGARRGYRWADGMPIYSSFNTILPPNRELVLMADTDVSSGVLPASSRHQGGAHIATGDGAVHFVTDSVDAGGDYQPTVYLDSSNAPGSDSPYGVWGAMGTRASSDLSAYQWLTTTE; this is translated from the coding sequence ATGCGTCGTTGGAATGGCTTTACGATGGTCGAACTTTTGGCGGTCGTTGCGATCATTGGTGTCTTGGTGGGATTGCTTCTGCCGGCAGTCCAATCGTCTCGCGAGGCGGCGCGGCGGATGAAGTGTTCGAGCAATCTGACGCAATTAGCGCTGGCCGTTGCGGGTTATCACGATGCCTTCCAACAATTGCCGGTCCAGCTATCGGGCACCGATGGAAGTACCCAGGTCGGCGCCGATAACGACCGACGGCTTAGCGTGTTGGTCGCGCTGTTGCCATTTCTTGACGGGTTAGCCGCTTGGGAAGAAATCCACCAACCGCAACCTCGTGATTGGCAAATGCACGCCGGTTCGATGGGCTGGTACGACGAGGCCGGATTCGGAAGTGTCGACGAAGCGAGTTCGGATGCGGAAACATCGAACGAAACAATCGGGAAAATGTGGCCGATCGGTGGTCCCGAACCTTTCGCGGAATACCGGTTCTGGTTCGTTGATCACCCGTCGCTTCGATGCCCCAGCGATCCAGGGATCGGTTTGCCGGCGATGGGGCGAACCAACTACACCGCATGTATCGGCGATGGAATACAGCGCGGAGCTGATGGACCGCTAAAGGAAGTTGGCGGTACTTTCGTTTTTGACGAAGCCTATGCCGCCGAAACGGAGGCTGCGATGCGAGGGATGTTCGTGCCTCGCAAAGTGACTCGTTTCAACGACGTCAAAGATGGTCTGTCTCAAACGATCATGTTTGGCGAGGTAGCAACGGACTTGGGTGACGAATGTGTGACGACGTCTCCTGCGGTTGCAATGCCGAAAACGAAATCCGTGCCGAGTCCATTGCTGGACAACCCTGGATGGGCTCGGTCACCGGGATTGATTGATCCCGAACGTCCTTTTTTCTGGGAGAACACCGTCACGACGACCACGGTCTTCAGCAAGCTGGGCGCGCGGCGCGGATACCGTTGGGCGGATGGAATGCCGATCTATTCCTCATTCAACACCATCTTGCCGCCCAACCGTGAACTCGTTTTGATGGCCGATACGGATGTGAGCAGTGGCGTCTTGCCGGCGAGTAGCCGTCACCAAGGCGGGGCTCATATTGCGACGGGCGATGGTGCCGTCCACTTCGTTACTGATAGTGTCGATGCCGGCGGGGACTACCAGCCGACCGTCTACCTGGACAGCAGTAATGCACCGGGAAGCGATAGCCCCTATGGCGTTTGGGGTGCGATGGGGACGCGCGCGAGCAGCGACTTGTCGGCGTATCAGTGGTTGACCACCACGGAGTGA